In Macaca fascicularis isolate 582-1 chromosome 15, T2T-MFA8v1.1, one genomic interval encodes:
- the MAMDC4 gene encoding apical endosomal glycoprotein isoform X2 gives MPLPSHLLPALVLLLARSPGWAWVPSHCRSPGQAACNFVCDCRDCSDEAQCGYRGASPALGTPFACDFEQDSCGWRDISTSGYSWLRDRAGAALEGPGPHSDHTLGTDLGWYMAVGTHRGKEASTAALRSPTLREAAPSCKLRLWYHAASGDVAELRLEVTHGSETLILWQSTGPWDPGWQELAVTTGRIRGDFRVTFSATRNATHRGAVALDDLAFWDCGLPTPQASCPLGHHHCQNKVCVEPQQLCDGEDNCGDLSDEDPLTCGRHTATDFETGLGPWNRSEGWSRNHSAGGPERPSWPRRDHSRNSAQGSFLVSVAEPGTPAILSSPEFQASGASNCSVRWVGLTGPPCWLPRCRAPSQLLVPQLIFYHYLHGSEAGCLQLFLQTLGSSAPQAPVLLRRRRGELGTAWVRDRVDIQSAHPFQILLAGQTGPGGVVGLDDLILSDHCRPVPEVSTLQPLPPGPWAPVPQPLPPSSRLQDSCKQGHFACGDLCVPPEQLCDFEEQCAGGEDEQACGTTDFESLEAGGWEDASVGRLQWRRLSAQESQGSSAAAAGHFLSLQRAWGQLSTEARVLTPLLGPSGPSCELHLAYYLQSQPRGFLALVVVDNGSRELAWQALSSSAGGWKVDKVLLGARRRPFQLEFVGLVDLDGPDQQGAGVDNVTLRDCSPTVTTKRDREVSCNFERDTCSWYPGHLSDTHWRWVESRGPDHDHTTGQGHFVLLDPTDPLAWGHSAHLLSRPQVPAAPTECLSFWYYLHGPQIGTLRLAMRREGEETHLWSRSGTQGNRWHEAWATLSHQPGSRAQYQLLFEGLRDGYHGTMALDDVAVRPGPCWAPHHCSFEDSDCGFSSGGRGLWRRQANASGHTAWGPPTDHTTETAQGMGAWQGQGLGGWPGAGRLMLAPPGHYMVVDTSPDALPRGQTASLTSKEYRPPAQPACLTFWYHGSLHNPGTLRVHLEKGRKHQVLSLSAHGGLAWRLGSVDVQAEQAWRVSARWGAPPPPRELPGPTAAALPCTHQVVFEAVAAGVAHSYVALDDLLLQDGPCPRPGSCDFESGLCGWSHLAWPSLGGYSWDWGGGATPSRYPQPPVDHTLGTKAGTCPLEPGGEATQRPHTATWLPAAHRVHAPSRGGPAHPASARALRAGSAHQPGINLLLFPGHFAFFETGVLGPGGRAAWLRSEPLPATPASCLRFWYHMGFPEHFYKGELRVLLRSTQGQLAVWGTGGHRRHQWLEAQVEVASTKEFQVVFEATLGGQPALGPIALDDVEYLAGQRCQQPAPSPGDTAAPVSVPTAVGSALLLLMLLVLLGLGGRRWLQKRGSCPFQSNTEATAPGFDNILFNADGVTLPASVTSDP, from the exons ATGCCTCTGCCCAGCCACCTGCTGCCCGCCCTGGTCCTGTTACTGG CAAGATCCCCAGGCTGGGCCTGGGTCCCCAGCCACTGCAGGAGCCCCGGCCAGGCTGCGTGCAACTTCGTGTGTGACTGCAGGGACTGCTCAGATGAGGCCCAATGTG GTTATCGTGGGGCCTCGCCCGCCCTGGGCACCCCCTTCGCCTGCGACTTTGAGCAGGACTCCTGCGGCTGGCGGGACATTAGCACCTCAGGCTACAGCTGGCTCCGAGACAGGGCGGGGGCCGCACTGGAGGGTCCTGGGCCTCACTCAGACCACACGCTGGGCACCGACCTGG GCTGGTACATGGCCGTCGGAACCCACCGAGGGAAAGAGGCGTCCACCGCAGCCCTGCGCTCGCCAACCCTGCGAGAGGCAGCCCCTTCCTGCAAGCTGAGGCTCTGGTACCATGCGGCCTCTGGAG ATGTGGCTGAGCTGCGGCTGGAGGTGACCCATGGCTCAGAGACCCTGATCCTGTGGCAGAGCACAGGGCCCTGGGACCCCGGCTGGCAGGAGTTGGCAGTGACCACAGGCCGCATCCGGGGTGACTTCCGA GTGACCTTCTCTGCCACCCGAAATGCCACCCACAGGGGCGCTGTGGCTCTAGATGACCTAGCGTTCTGGGACTGTGGTCTGCCCA CCCCCCAGGCCAGCTGCCCCCTGGGACACCACCACTGCCAGAACAAGGTCTGCGTGGAGCCCCAGCAGCTGTGCGACGGGGAAGACAACTGCGGGGACCTGTCTGATGAGGACCCACTCACCTGTG GCCGCCACACAGCCACCGACTTTGAGACAGGCCTGGGCCCATGGAACCGCTCGGAAGGCTGGTCCCGGAACCACAGCGCTGGTGGTCCTGAGCGCCCCTCCTGGCCACGCCGTGACCACAGCCGGAACAGTGCACAGG GCTCCTTCCTGGTCTCTGTGGCCGAGCCTGGCACCCCTGCTATACTCTCCAGCCCGGAATTCCAAGCCTCAGGCGCCTCCAACTGCTCGGTGAGATGGGTGGGGCTCACAGGGCCTCCGTGCTGGCTGCCCAGGTGCAGGGCCCCCAGCCAGCTCTTGGTTCCACAGCTGATCTTCTATCACTACCTGCATGGCTCTGAGGCTGGCTGCCTCCAGCTGTTCCTGCAGACTCTGGGGTCCAGTGCCCCCCAGGCTCCCGTCCTGCTGCGGAGGCGCCGAGGGGAGCTGGGGACTGCGTGGGTCCGAGACCGTGTTGACATCCAGAGCGCCCACCCCTTCCAG ATCCTCCTGGCCGGGCAGACAGGCCCGGGGGGCGTCGTGGGTCTGGATGACCTCATCCTGTCTGACCACTGCAGACCAGTCCCGG AGGTGTCCAccctgcaaccactgcctcctgggcccTGGGCCCCAGTCCCCCAGCCCCTGCCGCCCAGCTCACGGCTCCAGGATTCCTGCAAGCAGGGGCATTTTGCCTGCGGGGACCTGTGTGTGCCCCCGGAACAGCTGTGTGACTTCGAGGAGCAGTGCGCAGGGGGCGAGGACGAGCAGGCCTGCG GCACCACAGACTTTGAGTCCCTCGAGGCCGGGGGCTGGGAGGACGCCAGCGTGGGGCGGCTGCAGTGGCGGCGTCTCTCAGCCCAGGAGAGCCAGGGGTCCAGTGCAGCTGCTGCTG GGCACTTCCTGTCTCTGCAGAGGGCCTGGGGGCAGCTGAGCACTGAGGCCCGGGTCCTTACACCCCTCCTTGGCCCTTCTGGCCCCAGCTGTGAACTCCACTTGGCTTACTATTTACAGAGCCAGCCCCGAG GTTTCCTGGCACTAGTTGTGGTAGACAACGGCTCCCGGGAGCTGGCATGGCAGGCCCTGAGCAGCAGTGCAGGTGGCTGGAAGGTGGACAAGGTCCTTCTAGGGGCCCGCCGCCGGCCCTTCCAG CTGGAGTTTGTCGGTTTGGTGGACTTGGACGGCCCTGACCAGCAGGGAGCTGGGGTGGACAACGTGACCCTGAGGGACTGTAGCCCCACAGTGACCACCAAGAGAGACAGAG aggtCTCCTGTAACTTTGAGCGGGACACATGCAGCTGGTACCCAGGCCACCTCTCAGACACACACTGGCGCTGGGTGGAGAGCCGTGGCCCTGACCACGACCACACCACAGGCCAAG GCCACTTTGTGCTCCTGGACCCCACAGACCCCCTGGCCTGGGGCCACAGCGCCCACCTGCTCTCCAGGCCGCAGGTGCCAGCAGCGCCCACGGAGTGTCTAAGCTTCTGGTACTACCTCCATGGACCCCAGATTG GGACTCTGCGCCTGGCCATGAGACGGGAAGGGGAGGAGACACACCTGTGGTCACGGTCGGGCACCCAGGGCAACCGCTGGCATGAGGCCTGGGCCACCCTTTCCCACCAGCCTGGCTCCCGTGCCCAGTACCAG ctgCTGTTCGAGGGCCTCCGGGACGGATACCACGGCACCATGGCGCTAGACGACGTGGCCGTGCGGCCAGGCCCCTGCTGGGCCCCTCATCACTGCTCCTTTGAGGATTCGGACTGCGGCTTCTCCTCGGGAGGCCGGGGTCTTTGGAGGCGCCAGGCCAATGCCTCGGGCCACACAGCCTGGGGCCCCCCAACAGACCACACCACTGAGACAGCCCAAGGTATGGGGGCCTGGCAGGGGCAGGGATTGGGGGGCTGGCCAGGGGCTGGCAGGCTGATGCTGGCACCTCCAGGGCACTACATGGTGGTGGACACCAGCCCAGACGCACTGCCCAGGGGCCAGACGGCCTCCCTGACCTCCAAGGAGTATAGGCCCCCTGCCCAGCCTGCTTGCCTGACCTTCTGGTACCACGGGAGCCTCCATAACCCAG GCACCCTGCGGGTCCACCTGGAGAAGGGCAGGAAGCACCAGGTGCTCAGCCTCAGTGCCCACGGTGGGCTGGCCTGGCGCCTAGGCAGCGTGGACGTGCAGGCTGAGCAAGCCTGGAGGGTGAGTGCACGGTGGGgtgcccctccccctccccgaGAGCTGCCTGGACCCACTGCGGCTGCCCTGCCCTGCACCCACCAGGTGGTGTTTGAGGCAGTGGCCGCAGGCGTGGCACACTCCTACGTGGCTCTGGATGACCTGCTCCTCCAGGATGGGCCCTGCCCTCGGCCAG GTTCCTGTGATTTTGAGTCTGGCCTGTGCGGCTGgagccacctggcctggcccAGCCTGGGCGGATACAGCTGGGACTGGGGCGGGGGAGCCACCCCCTCTCGTTACCCCCAGCCCCCTGTGGACCACACCCTGGGCACAAAGGCAGGTACGTGCCCACTGGAGCCAGGTGGGGAGGCGACCCAGAGGCCACACACAGCCACCTGGCTTCCTGCTGCCCACCGAGTACACGCCCCATCCAGAGGAGGCCCTGCCCACCCAGCCTCTGCTAGGGCCCTGAGGGCTGGCTCTGCCCATCAGCCGGGCATCAACCTCCTCTTGTTCCCAGGCCACtttgctttctttgaaactgGCGTGCTGGGCCCCGGGGGCCGGGCCGCCTGGCTGCGCAGCGAGCCTCTGCCGGCCACCCCGGCCTCCTGCCTCCGCTTCTGGTACCACATGGGCTTTCCCGAGCACTTCT ACAAGGGGGAGCTGAGAGTGCTGCTGCGCAGTACCCAGGGCCAGCTGGCCGTGTGGGGCACAGGCGGGCACCGGCGGCACCAGTGGCTGGAGGCCCAGGTGGAGGTGGCCAGCACCAAGGAGTTCCAG GTTGTGTTTGAAGCCACTCTGGGTGGCCAGCCAGCCCTGGGACCCATTGCCCTGGATGACGTGGAATATCTGGCCGGGCAGCGTTGCCAGCAGCCTGCCCCCAGCCCAG GGGACACAGCCGCACCCGTGTCTGTGCCAACTGCAGTTGGCAGTGCCCTCCTATTGCTCATGCTCCTGGTGCTGCTGGGACTTGGGGGACGGCGCTGGCTACAGAAGAGGGGGAGCTGCCCCTTCCAGAGCAACACAGAGGCCACAGCCCCCGGCTTTGACAACATCCTTTTCAATGCG
- the MAMDC4 gene encoding apical endosomal glycoprotein isoform X12, producing MPLPSHLLPALVLLLGPLAVTLPAARSPGWAWVPSHCRSPGQAACNFVCDCRDCSDEAQCGYRGASPALGTPFACDFEQDSCGWRDISTSGYSWLRDRAGAALEGPGPHSDHTLGTDLGWYMAVGTHRGKEASTAALRSPTLREAAPSCKLRLWYHAASGDVAELRLEVTHGSETLILWQSTGPWDPGWQELAVTTGRIRGDFRVTFSATRNATHRGAVALDDLAFWDCGLPTPQASCPLGHHHCQNKVCVEPQQLCDGEDNCGDLSDEDPLTCGRHTATDFETGLGPWNRSEGWSRNHSAGGPERPSWPRRDHSRNSAQGSFLVSVAEPGTPAILSSPEFQASGASNCSLIFYHYLHGSEAGCLQLFLQTLGSSAPQAPVLLRRRRGELGTAWVRDRVDIQSAHPFQILLAGQTGPGGVVGLDDLILSDHCRPVPEVSTLQPLPPGPWAPVPQPLPPSSRLQDSCKQGHFACGDLCVPPEQLCDFEEQCAGGEDEQACGTTDFESLEAGGWEDASVGRLQWRRLSAQESQGSSAAAAGHFLSLQRAWGQLSTEARVLTPLLGPSGPSCELHLAYYLQSQPRGFLALVVVDNGSRELAWQALSSSAGGWKVDKVLLGARRRPFQLEFVGLVDLDGPDQQGAGVDNVTLRDCSPTVTTKRDREVSCNFERDTCSWYPGHLSDTHWRWVESRGPDHDHTTGQGHFVLLDPTDPLAWGHSAHLLSRPQVPAAPTECLSFWYYLHGPQIGTLRLAMRREGEETHLWSRSGTQGNRWHEAWATLSHQPGSRAQYQLLFEGLRDGYHGTMALDDVAVRPGPCWAPHHCSFEDSDCGFSSGGRGLWRRQANASGHTAWGPPTDHTTETAQGHYMVVDTSPDALPRGQTASLTSKEYRPPAQPACLTFWYHGSLHNPGTLRVHLEKGRKHQVLSLSAHGGLAWRLGSVDVQAEQAWRVVFEAVAAGVAHSYVALDDLLLQDGPCPRPGSCDFESGLCGWSHLAWPSLGGYSWDWGGGATPSRYPQPPVDHTLGTKAGHFAFFETGVLGPGGRAAWLRSEPLPATPASCLRFWYHMGFPEHFYKGELRVLLRSTQGQLAVWGTGGHRRHQWLEAQVEVASTKEFQVVFEATLGGQPALGPIALDDVEYLAGQRCQQPAPSPGDTAAPVSVPTAVGSALLLLMLLVLLGLGGRRWLQKRGSCPFQSNTEATAPGFDNILFNADGVTLPASVTSDP from the exons ATGCCTCTGCCCAGCCACCTGCTGCCCGCCCTGGTCCTGTTACTGG GCCCCCTGGCTGTCACCCTCCCCGCAGCAAGATCCCCAGGCTGGGCCTGGGTCCCCAGCCACTGCAGGAGCCCCGGCCAGGCTGCGTGCAACTTCGTGTGTGACTGCAGGGACTGCTCAGATGAGGCCCAATGTG GTTATCGTGGGGCCTCGCCCGCCCTGGGCACCCCCTTCGCCTGCGACTTTGAGCAGGACTCCTGCGGCTGGCGGGACATTAGCACCTCAGGCTACAGCTGGCTCCGAGACAGGGCGGGGGCCGCACTGGAGGGTCCTGGGCCTCACTCAGACCACACGCTGGGCACCGACCTGG GCTGGTACATGGCCGTCGGAACCCACCGAGGGAAAGAGGCGTCCACCGCAGCCCTGCGCTCGCCAACCCTGCGAGAGGCAGCCCCTTCCTGCAAGCTGAGGCTCTGGTACCATGCGGCCTCTGGAG ATGTGGCTGAGCTGCGGCTGGAGGTGACCCATGGCTCAGAGACCCTGATCCTGTGGCAGAGCACAGGGCCCTGGGACCCCGGCTGGCAGGAGTTGGCAGTGACCACAGGCCGCATCCGGGGTGACTTCCGA GTGACCTTCTCTGCCACCCGAAATGCCACCCACAGGGGCGCTGTGGCTCTAGATGACCTAGCGTTCTGGGACTGTGGTCTGCCCA CCCCCCAGGCCAGCTGCCCCCTGGGACACCACCACTGCCAGAACAAGGTCTGCGTGGAGCCCCAGCAGCTGTGCGACGGGGAAGACAACTGCGGGGACCTGTCTGATGAGGACCCACTCACCTGTG GCCGCCACACAGCCACCGACTTTGAGACAGGCCTGGGCCCATGGAACCGCTCGGAAGGCTGGTCCCGGAACCACAGCGCTGGTGGTCCTGAGCGCCCCTCCTGGCCACGCCGTGACCACAGCCGGAACAGTGCACAGG GCTCCTTCCTGGTCTCTGTGGCCGAGCCTGGCACCCCTGCTATACTCTCCAGCCCGGAATTCCAAGCCTCAGGCGCCTCCAACTGCTCG CTGATCTTCTATCACTACCTGCATGGCTCTGAGGCTGGCTGCCTCCAGCTGTTCCTGCAGACTCTGGGGTCCAGTGCCCCCCAGGCTCCCGTCCTGCTGCGGAGGCGCCGAGGGGAGCTGGGGACTGCGTGGGTCCGAGACCGTGTTGACATCCAGAGCGCCCACCCCTTCCAG ATCCTCCTGGCCGGGCAGACAGGCCCGGGGGGCGTCGTGGGTCTGGATGACCTCATCCTGTCTGACCACTGCAGACCAGTCCCGG AGGTGTCCAccctgcaaccactgcctcctgggcccTGGGCCCCAGTCCCCCAGCCCCTGCCGCCCAGCTCACGGCTCCAGGATTCCTGCAAGCAGGGGCATTTTGCCTGCGGGGACCTGTGTGTGCCCCCGGAACAGCTGTGTGACTTCGAGGAGCAGTGCGCAGGGGGCGAGGACGAGCAGGCCTGCG GCACCACAGACTTTGAGTCCCTCGAGGCCGGGGGCTGGGAGGACGCCAGCGTGGGGCGGCTGCAGTGGCGGCGTCTCTCAGCCCAGGAGAGCCAGGGGTCCAGTGCAGCTGCTGCTG GGCACTTCCTGTCTCTGCAGAGGGCCTGGGGGCAGCTGAGCACTGAGGCCCGGGTCCTTACACCCCTCCTTGGCCCTTCTGGCCCCAGCTGTGAACTCCACTTGGCTTACTATTTACAGAGCCAGCCCCGAG GTTTCCTGGCACTAGTTGTGGTAGACAACGGCTCCCGGGAGCTGGCATGGCAGGCCCTGAGCAGCAGTGCAGGTGGCTGGAAGGTGGACAAGGTCCTTCTAGGGGCCCGCCGCCGGCCCTTCCAG CTGGAGTTTGTCGGTTTGGTGGACTTGGACGGCCCTGACCAGCAGGGAGCTGGGGTGGACAACGTGACCCTGAGGGACTGTAGCCCCACAGTGACCACCAAGAGAGACAGAG aggtCTCCTGTAACTTTGAGCGGGACACATGCAGCTGGTACCCAGGCCACCTCTCAGACACACACTGGCGCTGGGTGGAGAGCCGTGGCCCTGACCACGACCACACCACAGGCCAAG GCCACTTTGTGCTCCTGGACCCCACAGACCCCCTGGCCTGGGGCCACAGCGCCCACCTGCTCTCCAGGCCGCAGGTGCCAGCAGCGCCCACGGAGTGTCTAAGCTTCTGGTACTACCTCCATGGACCCCAGATTG GGACTCTGCGCCTGGCCATGAGACGGGAAGGGGAGGAGACACACCTGTGGTCACGGTCGGGCACCCAGGGCAACCGCTGGCATGAGGCCTGGGCCACCCTTTCCCACCAGCCTGGCTCCCGTGCCCAGTACCAG ctgCTGTTCGAGGGCCTCCGGGACGGATACCACGGCACCATGGCGCTAGACGACGTGGCCGTGCGGCCAGGCCCCTGCTGGGCCCCTCATCACTGCTCCTTTGAGGATTCGGACTGCGGCTTCTCCTCGGGAGGCCGGGGTCTTTGGAGGCGCCAGGCCAATGCCTCGGGCCACACAGCCTGGGGCCCCCCAACAGACCACACCACTGAGACAGCCCAAG GGCACTACATGGTGGTGGACACCAGCCCAGACGCACTGCCCAGGGGCCAGACGGCCTCCCTGACCTCCAAGGAGTATAGGCCCCCTGCCCAGCCTGCTTGCCTGACCTTCTGGTACCACGGGAGCCTCCATAACCCAG GCACCCTGCGGGTCCACCTGGAGAAGGGCAGGAAGCACCAGGTGCTCAGCCTCAGTGCCCACGGTGGGCTGGCCTGGCGCCTAGGCAGCGTGGACGTGCAGGCTGAGCAAGCCTGGAGG GTGGTGTTTGAGGCAGTGGCCGCAGGCGTGGCACACTCCTACGTGGCTCTGGATGACCTGCTCCTCCAGGATGGGCCCTGCCCTCGGCCAG GTTCCTGTGATTTTGAGTCTGGCCTGTGCGGCTGgagccacctggcctggcccAGCCTGGGCGGATACAGCTGGGACTGGGGCGGGGGAGCCACCCCCTCTCGTTACCCCCAGCCCCCTGTGGACCACACCCTGGGCACAAAGGCAG GCCACtttgctttctttgaaactgGCGTGCTGGGCCCCGGGGGCCGGGCCGCCTGGCTGCGCAGCGAGCCTCTGCCGGCCACCCCGGCCTCCTGCCTCCGCTTCTGGTACCACATGGGCTTTCCCGAGCACTTCT ACAAGGGGGAGCTGAGAGTGCTGCTGCGCAGTACCCAGGGCCAGCTGGCCGTGTGGGGCACAGGCGGGCACCGGCGGCACCAGTGGCTGGAGGCCCAGGTGGAGGTGGCCAGCACCAAGGAGTTCCAG GTTGTGTTTGAAGCCACTCTGGGTGGCCAGCCAGCCCTGGGACCCATTGCCCTGGATGACGTGGAATATCTGGCCGGGCAGCGTTGCCAGCAGCCTGCCCCCAGCCCAG GGGACACAGCCGCACCCGTGTCTGTGCCAACTGCAGTTGGCAGTGCCCTCCTATTGCTCATGCTCCTGGTGCTGCTGGGACTTGGGGGACGGCGCTGGCTACAGAAGAGGGGGAGCTGCCCCTTCCAGAGCAACACAGAGGCCACAGCCCCCGGCTTTGACAACATCCTTTTCAATGCG